From the genome of Ignavibacteriales bacterium, one region includes:
- the sulP gene encoding sulfate permease, which yields MPILKPKLFTTLKDYNKKQFIADATAGVIVGIVALPLAIAFAIASGVTPEKGIITAIIAGFIISVFGGSRVQIGGPTGAFIIIVYGIIQNYGVTGLTIATIMAGIILVIMGFARFGSLIKFIPYPVVVGFTSGIALLIFSTQIKDFFGLQIKEMPSEFHEKWFAYFSAVPTINYYVLGIALLSLLIMIFWPKLTHKIPGSLVAIIVATVLVMVFHLPVDTIGSKYGEIPSNLPAPHLISINLTLIKNLIAPATVIALLAAIESLLSAVVADGMIGGKHRSNMELIAQGLANIVTPLFGGIPATGAIARTATNIKNGGRTPVAGIIHAITLLLIMLFFGSYAKLIPMATLAAILVIVSYNMSEWHAFKTLLKSPKSDIIVLLTTFFLTVIFDLTIAIEIGMVLAVLLFMKRMAEVSNVSVITRELEDEDDLPDANAIDKKLIPVGVEVFEINGPFFFGAASKFKEEMRVIEEPPKVRIIRMRNVPAVDATGLQTIKDFYNDAQKQGTHIILSGVHTQPLYAMTQAGIFDLVGEENIYGNIDDALDHAREILGLPMLGRPKDFVPHVKREMKE from the coding sequence ATGCCAATATTAAAGCCAAAACTTTTCACGACGTTAAAAGATTATAATAAAAAACAATTCATTGCAGATGCAACCGCAGGAGTTATTGTTGGAATTGTAGCTCTTCCATTGGCAATTGCTTTTGCAATTGCAAGCGGGGTAACTCCGGAGAAAGGAATCATTACCGCAATTATAGCCGGATTTATAATCTCGGTATTTGGCGGAAGTCGTGTGCAAATCGGAGGACCAACCGGAGCTTTCATCATTATTGTTTATGGAATAATACAGAATTACGGGGTAACAGGATTAACCATTGCGACTATAATGGCAGGTATTATCTTAGTGATTATGGGATTCGCACGATTTGGTTCTTTAATTAAATTTATTCCTTATCCCGTCGTTGTTGGCTTTACCAGCGGTATAGCTTTATTAATTTTTTCAACACAGATAAAAGATTTTTTCGGATTGCAAATAAAAGAAATGCCTTCAGAGTTTCATGAAAAATGGTTTGCATATTTTAGTGCAGTTCCAACAATTAATTATTACGTATTAGGAATTGCGCTACTATCATTATTAATAATGATTTTCTGGCCTAAACTTACACACAAAATACCGGGTTCATTAGTTGCAATAATTGTAGCAACTGTTCTAGTCATGGTGTTTCATTTACCGGTTGATACAATTGGAAGTAAATACGGCGAAATTCCTTCAAACTTACCTGCGCCTCACCTAATCTCAATTAATTTAACTCTTATTAAAAATTTGATTGCCCCCGCTACAGTAATTGCATTACTTGCCGCGATTGAATCCTTATTATCTGCTGTAGTTGCCGACGGTATGATTGGCGGGAAGCATCGTAGTAATATGGAATTGATAGCACAGGGTTTAGCTAATATTGTTACGCCTCTCTTTGGCGGGATTCCAGCTACAGGAGCTATTGCACGAACAGCAACAAATATTAAAAACGGCGGAAGAACACCGGTAGCCGGAATTATTCACGCAATTACTTTATTACTAATTATGCTTTTCTTTGGCAGTTATGCCAAGTTAATACCTATGGCAACGTTGGCGGCAATTCTTGTTATAGTTTCTTATAATATGAGTGAATGGCACGCATTTAAAACACTTTTGAAAAGTCCAAAGAGTGATATTATAGTTTTGCTCACAACATTCTTCTTAACTGTAATTTTTGATTTAACTATCGCAATCGAGATCGGGATGGTTTTGGCTGTATTACTCTTTATGAAACGGATGGCAGAAGTTTCCAACGTAAGCGTCATTACAAGGGAATTAGAAGATGAGGATGATCTGCCCGATGCTAATGCAATAGATAAAAAATTAATTCCGGTTGGGGTTGAAGTTTTCGAAATTAATGGTCCCTTCTTCTTTGGCGCCGCTTCTAAATTCAAAGAAGAAATGCGTGTAATTGAAGAACCTCCGAAAGTTAGAATTATCCGCATGAGAAATGTTCCTGCGGTTGATGCAACCGGACTGCAGACAATTAAAGACTTTTATAATGATGCCCAGAAGCAGGGAACTCACATAATCCTTTCGGGAGTTCATACACAGCCATTGT
- a CDS encoding aldo/keto reductase, giving the protein MEYRYLGNSGLKVSALSFGAWVTFSDQVGEEVACKCMKEAYDAGVNFFDNAEVYANGEAEIMMGNILKKTGWKRSDLIISTKLFWGGKGPNDTGLSRKHIIEGADAALKRLQLNYVDLIFCHRPDFQTPVEETVRAMNHVINQGKALYWGTSEWPAERILEAYDIARREKLIPPLMEQPEYNMFRRDKIEKEFLPLYEKFKLGTTIWSPLASGVLTGKYNNGMPDATRLSLQSYEWLKNNIFNEEGKKRIEKVKKLEPFAKEVGITLAEMGLAWCLKNQNVSTVITGASKPEQVKHNMKALDAVPKLTDDVMKKIEEIIQTKPKLEFDWKG; this is encoded by the coding sequence ATGGAATACAGATATCTTGGCAATTCCGGATTAAAAGTATCAGCTCTTTCCTTCGGAGCGTGGGTTACATTCAGCGATCAGGTCGGAGAAGAAGTTGCGTGCAAATGTATGAAAGAAGCCTATGATGCAGGAGTTAATTTCTTTGATAATGCCGAAGTTTATGCGAACGGTGAAGCTGAAATAATGATGGGAAACATCCTAAAAAAGACCGGCTGGAAAAGATCTGATCTGATTATTTCAACAAAATTATTCTGGGGCGGAAAAGGACCGAACGATACTGGACTTTCAAGAAAACATATTATCGAGGGAGCTGATGCAGCATTGAAAAGATTACAGCTTAATTATGTTGATCTGATCTTCTGTCACCGCCCGGATTTTCAAACACCAGTTGAGGAAACCGTGAGAGCAATGAATCACGTAATAAATCAAGGTAAGGCCTTGTACTGGGGAACGAGCGAATGGCCGGCGGAAAGAATTCTTGAAGCATACGATATTGCCAGAAGGGAAAAATTAATACCGCCTTTGATGGAACAGCCGGAATACAATATGTTCCGACGGGATAAAATTGAAAAAGAATTTCTTCCGCTCTATGAAAAATTTAAACTCGGAACAACAATTTGGAGTCCGCTTGCAAGCGGCGTATTAACAGGAAAGTATAATAACGGAATGCCGGATGCTACGAGACTATCGCTTCAAAGTTATGAATGGCTTAAAAATAATATATTCAATGAAGAAGGGAAGAAACGAATTGAAAAAGTAAAGAAGCTTGAACCGTTTGCAAAAGAGGTTGGAATTACACTTGCAGAGATGGGATTAGCATGGTGCTTAAAAAATCAAAATGTAAGCACAGTAATAACAGGTGCATCCAAACCTGAACAGGTAAAACACAATATGAAAGCGCTCGATGCTGTTCCAAAACTAACAGATGATGTTATGAAAAAAATTGAAGAGATAATTCAGACAAAACCAAAACTTGAATTTGACTGGAAAGGATAA
- a CDS encoding mechanosensitive ion channel family protein, with the protein MIISKNKIVTVSLVLFSITLFSIISGFFKISSSINSGLDMDGIFYYSTNIILWLSGALLFNTFMHKIIWGKIFKTSAGSKTLGLIEDLTVTLIYLIALWIIIVEVFDQPLTSSLAVTFLILLVVITYLRPKILKYFSKEFISTTRPFKIGDWIKLINKNGIDIIFGEVIHFDRMAIQLKSERDTFLLFPNNLLDEFIIENYSRIKKENRFSVVIKLNSGLSIERVKRILFASTKQAILELNNHVAAQPQIIVGKMMKNTIEYKVNFWIIPWKPNSPEIATDFVLTQIINNLKIAGIRLGAKTDEPETHIIENVALFDSLSEEELEKLHTESKREFYTERTTIIRQGEKGNSMYILAEGLLKVFIKADKNTDEEIEVGMITPGQFFGEMSLFTGEERSATILTETDSIVVEITKDSLKKILENRSELVNEFAKIIAERQSGNIQKLERYKIKDDSFIKKIIVKIKSFFEL; encoded by the coding sequence ATGATCATTTCAAAGAACAAAATCGTAACAGTTTCTCTAGTACTCTTTTCTATTACATTATTTTCTATCATCAGCGGATTCTTCAAGATATCCAGCAGTATTAATTCGGGTCTGGATATGGACGGTATATTTTATTATTCGACCAATATTATTTTGTGGCTTTCAGGTGCTTTACTGTTTAATACTTTTATGCACAAAATTATTTGGGGCAAAATTTTTAAAACTTCAGCAGGTTCCAAAACACTTGGACTAATTGAGGACCTAACCGTTACCTTAATATATCTTATAGCATTGTGGATCATAATTGTCGAAGTTTTTGATCAACCATTGACTTCTTCTCTAGCTGTTACATTTTTAATTCTCCTAGTGGTTATAACTTACTTAAGACCGAAAATTCTAAAGTACTTCAGCAAAGAATTTATAAGTACAACAAGACCATTTAAAATTGGAGATTGGATAAAACTTATAAATAAAAATGGTATTGATATAATTTTTGGTGAGGTAATTCATTTTGATAGAATGGCAATCCAATTGAAAAGCGAAAGGGATACCTTCCTTTTATTCCCCAATAACCTGCTAGACGAATTTATAATAGAAAATTACAGCAGAATTAAAAAAGAAAATCGATTTAGTGTAGTAATAAAATTAAACTCTGGTTTATCAATAGAAAGAGTCAAAAGAATTTTGTTTGCTAGTACCAAGCAGGCAATTTTAGAATTAAATAATCATGTTGCTGCTCAGCCGCAAATTATCGTAGGCAAAATGATGAAGAATACTATTGAATATAAAGTCAATTTTTGGATAATTCCGTGGAAACCCAACTCACCAGAAATTGCTACTGATTTTGTCCTGACTCAAATAATTAATAACCTAAAAATTGCCGGCATAAGATTGGGGGCAAAGACTGATGAACCGGAAACTCATATTATTGAGAATGTTGCTCTTTTTGATTCATTAAGTGAAGAAGAATTGGAAAAACTTCATACGGAATCAAAGCGGGAATTTTATACTGAAAGAACCACAATAATTAGGCAAGGGGAGAAGGGAAATTCCATGTACATTCTTGCCGAAGGATTATTAAAAGTATTCATAAAAGCGGATAAGAATACAGATGAAGAAATAGAAGTTGGAATGATTACCCCGGGTCAATTTTTTGGAGAAATGTCTTTGTTCACCGGTGAAGAAAGATCTGCAACAATCTTAACTGAAACGGATTCTATTGTGGTTGAAATTACCAAAGATTCGTTAAAAAAGATTTTAGAAAACCGGTCGGAATTAGTTAATGAATTTGCTAAAATTATTGCCGAGCGGCAGAGTGGTAACATTCAAAAGTTGGAACGTTATAAGATCAAAGACGACTCATTTATCAAGAAAATTATTGTTAAAATAAAATCCTTCTTTGAATTATAA
- a CDS encoding response regulator has translation MKKILVVEDETVIRENISDLLETEGFEVLSAEDGLEGYNIAQERLPDLILSDIMMPGMNGLEMLKRLQDNPLTSAIPFIFLSAKVEPQDIREGMTLGADDYLLKPYRCSDLLSAIESRFKKKEKYQSIDELFKSSLVKRVQHELRTPLVSILGLSEMISKDIESLTREELSDMANKIMNSGSRLLRRVEKLLVYAELLLDENGSETLLKTKGNSYQIDHNFLKSRISQKAALFNRANDLESQFENNTVNITDQHYEFIINELVENSIKYSKDGSIINITGESNGKFYRTIVRDTGEGIKLIGIEKISPFNQFGKEDETVEGLGLGLAIVKKIVELNNGYIKIDSKEKSYTAFEFGIPLAK, from the coding sequence ATGAAGAAAATTCTAGTTGTTGAAGATGAAACTGTTATTAGAGAAAACATTAGCGATTTACTCGAAACTGAGGGTTTTGAAGTTCTTAGTGCCGAAGATGGGCTTGAAGGTTATAATATTGCCCAGGAAAGATTGCCTGACCTTATATTAAGCGATATAATGATGCCTGGGATGAATGGATTAGAGATGTTGAAAAGACTTCAAGATAATCCATTAACGTCGGCTATCCCTTTTATTTTTCTTTCAGCTAAAGTCGAGCCTCAGGATATAAGGGAAGGAATGACGCTTGGTGCGGATGATTATTTACTAAAGCCTTACAGATGTTCCGATCTTTTATCTGCCATAGAATCACGCTTCAAGAAAAAAGAGAAATACCAATCAATCGATGAACTTTTTAAATCCTCGTTAGTTAAAAGAGTTCAACACGAATTACGCACTCCTCTAGTTTCAATTTTAGGTCTTTCCGAAATGATTTCTAAAGATATTGAATCGCTTACGAGAGAGGAATTATCAGATATGGCAAATAAAATAATGAATTCGGGAAGCAGGCTTTTAAGAAGAGTTGAAAAACTATTGGTCTATGCAGAATTACTTCTGGATGAAAATGGTTCCGAGACTCTATTGAAAACAAAAGGGAATTCATATCAAATTGATCATAACTTTCTCAAATCGCGAATATCACAAAAAGCTGCCCTCTTTAACAGAGCCAATGATCTTGAGTCCCAATTTGAAAATAACACCGTTAATATAACTGATCAGCACTATGAATTTATTATTAATGAGCTTGTCGAAAACTCAATCAAATACTCTAAAGATGGAAGCATCATTAATATTACCGGTGAATCGAACGGAAAATTTTATAGAACAATAGTCAGAGATACAGGGGAAGGGATCAAATTGATCGGAATCGAAAAGATCAGCCCCTTTAATCAATTTGGAAAAGAAGATGAAACAGTTGAGGGATTAGGATTGGGTTTAGCAATAGTTAAAAAAATAGTGGAGCTAAATAATGGTTATATAAAAATTGATAGCAAAGAAAAATCTTATACAGCTTTTGAATTTGGAATACCATTAGCCAAATAA
- a CDS encoding response regulator — protein MNKKILIIEDEKKVRENISTLLTEESYTVISSKNGEEGIETAIKELPDLIICDIMMPGIDGYRVLEILSQNEFTKSIPFIFLTAKVERDDIRKGMLNGADDYLFKPFKADDLLKSIDIRLKRVQTLKGDFVNPKQTDSSTSLTNDDKIFVNVNSKPHLIKINEIIFISAESQYTSLKLVDGKTFLVRKSINSWDKLLPSKNFLRIHRSTIANLDFLIKMEKSYNSSFLIYLKHVAEPFVISKRYSTKIRQNIV, from the coding sequence ATGAATAAAAAAATATTAATCATTGAGGATGAAAAAAAGGTGCGCGAAAATATTTCCACACTTCTAACCGAAGAAAGCTACACCGTTATTTCATCTAAGAACGGCGAGGAAGGAATAGAAACTGCAATTAAAGAATTACCCGATTTGATAATATGCGATATAATGATGCCCGGAATAGATGGCTACCGTGTTCTCGAAATATTATCTCAAAACGAATTTACAAAATCAATCCCGTTTATCTTTCTTACGGCAAAGGTTGAACGTGATGATATAAGGAAAGGAATGCTGAATGGTGCTGATGATTATTTATTTAAACCTTTCAAAGCAGATGATTTGCTCAAATCAATTGATATACGCTTAAAACGTGTTCAAACATTAAAAGGAGATTTTGTAAATCCAAAACAAACGGACTCTTCCACAAGTCTTACAAACGATGACAAAATATTTGTAAATGTAAATAGTAAACCCCATTTAATAAAGATTAACGAAATCATTTTCATTTCGGCAGAAAGTCAGTATACTTCATTGAAATTAGTAGATGGAAAAACCTTTCTTGTAAGAAAATCGATTAATAGTTGGGATAAACTATTGCCAAGTAAAAATTTTTTAAGAATTCACCGCTCAACAATCGCCAATCTTGATTTCTTAATCAAAATGGAAAAATCATATAATTCAAGTTTTTTGATTTATTTGAAACACGTTGCCGAACCGTTTGTAATTAGTAAAAGATATTCAACAAAAATCAGACAAAATATTGTTTGA